A region from the Fusarium musae strain F31 chromosome 1, whole genome shotgun sequence genome encodes:
- a CDS encoding hypothetical protein (EggNog:ENOG41) — protein sequence MSSRPSLLDLRSDSSSSNLSTVSKPLRSPRLHVAGEVPPELSPLDAFAMQSRLLARQLQESAKEGNRMSRLPPLTIESPLIVQGRSEYFRSLSQDSGSEAGDHPPLRPSSGLAVRTEVEDAFSDDAERPVSMHPRMSRIPPTPDEEVPAVPPRAPSRGRVLDHIDETGSFFGARRERSPSPLHSDTQSQFDKRVESSPSRKDDAASLLSARRPSGSISESVTGSPEKPKHSYDELGLAPPLTSFHPRRRTPSNVSSPALPTDEDGSGGMAASFHSLPPRKLSSASAMTSPAVGSYRRSPSIGSESSALPRPSFNFSRPMSRSGTPGMEQPLRQASSDSQPSFILADESVHTPVSMHSEAFLEQQAEDRDKGAPSYIYSKFSLPRGKAIQRAEPDEHNPQASFHWEQPMVPQSDVHRFENAPPPSPPTRPTSSSANTVPDDSLASGSSMPKASIELRKVQSETTPPPMPQLSPTASRLSAEEPRASEDAPRGRGRTPVSIATSDTASTIKPPPTARSTAPTASEMSAEEHLAKGIACHESGDLKESTYHLRYAARLGDPTAMLLYALACRHGWGMRANQKEGVEWLRKAAECASVEIADDESHVKEGKHVDVVERRTRKAQFALSIYELGVSHMNGWGIEQDKSLALRCFEIAGNWGDVDALAEAGFCYAQGIGCKKNLKKSAKFYRMAEAKGMSMVGNSWIHKAKYDDDGESTAPKKDKKKARSKSRTRTMFGLK from the exons ATGTCGTCACGTCCGTCTCTACTGGATTTGCGATCGGactcttccagctccaacCTTTCTACAGTCTCTAAACCCTTGCGCTCACCTCGCCTCCATGTTGCTGGCGAAGTCCCTCCTGAGCTGTCCCCCTTGGACGCTTTCGCCATGCAAAGCCGCCTGCTCGCAAGGCAATTACAAGAAAGCGCCAAAGAGGGCAACCGAATGAGTCGCCTTCCTCCTCTGACCATTGAGAGCCCATTAATCGTTCAGGGTCGCTCTGAGTACTTTCGCTCATTGTCACAAGATTCAGGCTCTGAGGCCGGTGATCATCCCCCTCTGCGCCCTAGTTCTGGTCTCGCGGTAAGGACAGAGGTGGAGGATGCCTTCAGCGATGACGCTGAGCGCCCTGTGTCTATGCATCCACGAATGAGCCGAATACCGCCGACTCCCGATGAAGAGGTACCCGCAGTGCCTCCACGAGCTCCGTCTCGAGGACGGGTTTTGGATCACATTGATGAGACAGGCTCATTTTTCGGCGCCAGGAGGGAACGATCGCCCTCACCGTTACATAGTGATACGCAGTCACAGTTTGACAAGCGAGTTGAATCATCTCCGTCTCGGAAAGACGACGCTGCCTCACTACTATCTGCCCGACGACCAAGCGGCTCGATCAGCGAATCGGTCACCGGTTCACCAGAAAAGCCCAAGCATTCATATGATGAACTTGGACTGGCGCCACCTCTGACTTCATTTCATCCAAGACGACGTACACCCAGCAATGTGTCATCTCCAGCATTGCCTACTGACGAGGATGGCTCGGGTGGCATGGCGGCTTCGTTTCACTCACTGCCTCCACGGAAGCTATCTTCTGCAAGTGCAATGACCTCCCCTGCGGTGGGCTCTTACCGACGATCTCCTTCCATTGGCTCCGAATCCTCTGCGCTCCCTCGACCGTCCTTCAACTTTTCAAGACCTATGAGCAGGTCTGGCACACCTGGTATGGAGCAACCCTTGAGACAAGCTTCCTCTGATAGCCAACCTTCGTTCATTTTGGCTGATGAGTCGGTTCATACACCAGTGAGCATGCACAGTGAGGCATTCCTTGAGCAACAGGCCGAAGACCGTGACAAGGGTGCACCATCCTACATCTATTCCAAGTTTTCACTCCCGAGAGGCAAGGCCATTCAACGCGCGGAACCAGATGAGCATAATCCACAAGCTTCCTTCCATTGGGAACAGCCCATGGTGCCCCAAAGCGACGTCCACCGATTTGAGAATGCCCCTCCACCCTCTCCTCCCACTAGACCTACAAGCTCCTCCGCCAATACCGTCCCAGACGATTCCCTGGCATCGGGTAGCTCAATGCCAAAGGCATCAATTGAGTTGAGGAAGGTTCAATCTGAGACGACACCACCACCGATGCCCCAGCTATCTCCAACTGCAAGTAGACTATCTGCCGAGGAGCCGCGCGCATCAGAGGATGCGCCTAGAGGCCGAGGTCGAACGCCCGTTTCAATAGCCACCAGTGACACAGCAAGCACGATCAAACCGCCCCCAACAGCTCGCTCGACAGCGCCTACAGCATCGGAAATGAGTGCAGAAGAGCACTTGGCGAAGGGTATCGCATGTCACGAAAGTGGGGATCTGAAAGAATCCACATACCACCTCAGATATGCAGCACGTCTAGGCGACCCGACCGCTATGCTTCTCTATGCGCTTGCCTGCCGTCATGGATGGGGTATGCGTGCTAATCAGAAGGAGGGCGTGGAATGGCTTAGAAAAGCCGCGGAATGCGCTAGTGTCGAGATCGCGGATGATGAAAGTCATGTAAAGGAGGGTAAGCATGTTGACGTTGTGGAACGAAGAACTCGAAAAGCCCAATTTGCTCTGAGCATTTACGAATTGGGAGTAAGTCACATGAATGGCTGGGGTATTGAGCAGGACAAGTCACTGGCTCTCCGCTGCTTCGAGATCGCCGGTA ACTGGGGCGATGTCGATGCGCTGGCTGAAGCTGGCTTCTGCTATGCACAGGGTATTGGATGTAAGAAgaatctgaagaagagcgcCAAATTCTATCGCATGGCTGAAGCCAAGGGTATGAGCATGGTTGGGAATAGCTG GATTCACAAGGCCAAATATGATGACGACGGCGAGTCAACCGCGCCCAAGAAGGACAAAAAGAAGGCCCGTAGCAAATCTCGAACCAGAACCATGTTTGGACTGAAGTGA
- a CDS encoding hypothetical protein (EggNog:ENOG41) yields the protein MAFSFGNSGNAMLGSTAGAGGLTTGPDLETIQTEDLGFLSIAGDAKVRLTSAWPSLPSSTASLLSVASRKGLVAAAGPDQVVIATTESVRKAFEKPKDGDLDIREFEPQLKIPMPMRVSQLSFTADENYLILSAESGGGLAVYEVQSLLSGSTNSAFELSTNGETLRAMIPNPTPEKAELCAIVTNNGNLHMANLKERQISSVLKNQVSCASWSSKGKQLCAGLGDGTIFQMTPEGEGKGEVPKPPSVGDFHVSSLTWLENHLFLSIHTSNNESPPTSIYHVITRQPPSSFSFQKLTDPVEPYGSDKTPHHSILRLREFPPALQDMLIVASTAASEMGVLSRSKTPLVTDKPADAITGVFTTTEFLDDSKRPTLPMTDSMDDSTPIGVALDLSGKDKVYKPIPSDVELEESPGPLPGFWVLTHEGVLCAWWVVYNDSIRQGTSYPHLAAVEGTLAPTPTAATQAGPAALASPFSNPTPSAFGSASQLGQKSSPWGGANAGSAAPSTGGAVFGSSGFSNTAATSAPAFGKPSSIGFGQSSQLGAKSSPWASASGGASAATPAFGQSGFSSFANNSNTSPFGKAASNSPSSAPSSGGFAGFASKSGFASVNNNNSGSVFGSGSQPTASPFGSTSNTETAFPAKSEQSSSSPFGSTPFKLQSSFKPDGSAKDDAAKPSGSLFGSNFGSALTDATNKPEVTTPTPRDEEMDTAGATEETPQAKTKDSLFPAQQSPESTTPTTTPAPSKFGFATSPAPQTSTFGQPSKFSSTGGGLFGNKPETPKPSGGLFGSPSSTPKPSPGLFSLTSATPKAGGTLFGSQQNTPKASIFGGQQQPSGYTGIFGQKSEFVKTRSPEAKNPEVKVEEDDAPLPPDTTSKASFAVGESSSSSAASKAEAAPLPPDFIPKPKSSSSAAKAAEASDAPLPPDFVNVSKPTDKESAASAAPLPSESIASAKPRSVFDKPDGTPKAPSSLFPAVAGPPSDDSDDLDDEDDDEEEDDDGEEGEEEDDDDGGSEGSGIDVAKDLSPTVSNLTPGYTPQSSFGGPGGHALGSPRTNQEGSRPLFGELSRNAPVFPRPNATSPRSPSPVRGAVPNRVLRSENMRSVSAPGIASHLLGHRQSQMGASITSRDAGSSEDPFVAQHRKFKAKQEAAETQPLVDEDDDEVQKLLASEVEGSLTLDEFIAHSNVAPPAKESIPSQVEAVYRDINSMIDTLGLNARTIKSFIKGHTENCKQGGRSKEDLGDPEDWVLCEIDELGNILDNELYNDLEDGRVRDLDAKLDACHELSRDMHRLRAKQEDLKQILMIRTDPDQAEVTRSMPLSAEQATQQNELRREFAKFSKLLADAEESLTLLKTRIASASGASGKGKANVPTVEAVIRTIGKMTAMVEKRSGDIDVLENQLRKVNLNSISREGSPMVTPQGRRSIMFSPEGTPVRNLRHSFAGSMSLGASVRATPPRKKLSGFSREEKGDLMEKRTRRQAVLGKLKSSVEKRGVSVWNMEDIE from the exons ATGGCTTTCAGCTTTGGCAATTCAGGAAACGCTATGCTCGGGAGTACggcaggagcaggaggacTGACTACAGGCCCTGATCTGGAGACGATTCAGACAGAG gatcttggctttctctCTATCGCTGGCGACGCCAAGGTTCGCCTTACATCCGCGTGGCcatctcttccatcttctacCGCGTCGCTTCTCAGCGTCGCTTCGCGCAAAGGTCTTGTCGCTGCGGCTGGACCCGACCAAGTTGTCATCGCCACAACCGAATCGGTGCGAAAAGCCTTCGAAAAGCCCAAAGATGGCGACTTGGATATTCGCGAGTTTGAGCCTCAGCTCAAGATCCCTATGCCGATGCGAGTTTCGCAATTATCATTTACTGCGGATGAAAACTATTTAATCCTTTCCGCCGAATCTGGCGGCGGCTTGGCTGTGTATGAGGTTCAGAGTCTATTATCGGGATCAACAAACTCGGCTTTCGAGCTGTCAACGAACGGTGAAACCCTGAGAGCTATGATCCCGAACCCTACCCCTGAGAAGGCGGAGCTTTGTGCTATCGTTACGAATAACGGGAATCTTCACATGGCAAACCTGAAAGAACGGCAAATCAGCAGCGTTCTTAAAAACCAAGTCAGTTGTGCCAGCTGGAGCTCCAAAGGCAAGCAGCTATGCGCCGGTCTGGGTGATGGCACAATTTTCCAGATGACcccagaaggagaagggaaaggaGAAGTACCTAAGCCGCCAAGCGTAGGTGACTTTCATG TATCGTCTCTTACCTGGCTCGAGAACCACCTGTTCTTGTCCATCCATACTTCAAATAACGAATCGCCGCCGACCTCTATCTACCATGTCATTACGCGCcaaccaccatcatctttcAGCTTTCAGAAGCTTACCGATCCTGTCGAGCCGTATGGATCAGACAAGACACCACATCACTCGATTCTGCGACTCCGAGAATTTCCACCAGCTCTCCAAGATATGCTCATTGTTGCTTCCACAGCAGCCTCGGAAATGGGCGTTTTGAGCCGTTCCAAGACACCTTTAGTTACGGACAAGCCTGCAGATGCTATCACCGGAGTGTTCACGACGACAGAGTTCTTGGATGATTCCAAGAGACCGACATTACCAATGACTGACTCCATGGATGATTCCACACCGATTGGTGTAGCCCTCGATCTTTCcggcaaggacaaggttTACAAACCCATTCCATCTGACGTCGAATTGGAAGAATCGCCAGGCCCACTACCTGGGTTTTGGGTACTCACACATGAGGGCGTTCTTTGCGCTTGGTGGGTAGTCTATAACGACTCTATCAGGCAGGGCACCTCGTATCCTCACTTGGCTGCGGTTGAGGGCACATTAGCGCCGACACCAACTGCAGCAACCCAAGCCGGTCCTGCGGCTCTAGCATCACCCTTTTCTAATCCTACCCCTTCCGCGTTTGGCTCGGCTTCGCAGCTTGGACAGAAGTCATCTCCATGGGGTGGTGCTAACGCTGGTTCTGCTGCCCCTAGCACAGGGGGTGCCGTATTTGGTTCAAGCGGCTTCAGCAATACCGCAGCCACCTCTGCTCCGGCATTCGGCAAACCTAGTTCCATCGGCTTTGGGCAATCGTCTCAGCTAGGTGCGAAGAGCTCTCCTTGGGCATCGGCATCAGGTGGAGCATCAGCTGCTACTCCTGCTTTTGGACAGTCGGGATTTTCGAGCTTCGCAAACAACAGCAATACCAGTCCTTTTGGCAAGGCGGCGTCCAATTCTCCATCAAGTGCTCCATCATCCGGGGGCTTTGCTGGCTTCGCCAGCAAGAGTGGTTTTGCTTCTGTGAATAACAATAATAGTGGTAGCGTATTTGGCAGCGGTAGTCAACCCACTGCCAGTCCTTTCGGATCCACCTCAAATACTGAAACAGCTTTCCCGGCCAAATCTGAACAATCTTCTAGCAGTCCTTTTGGGTCTACCCCTTTCAAGCTCCAGAGCTCCTTCAAGCCTGATGGATCTGCCAAGGACGACGCAGCTAAACCCAGCGGTTCTTTGTTTGGTAGCAACTTTGGATCAGCCCTTACTGATGCGACTAACAAACCCGAAGTTACGACGCCTACACCCAGGGATGAGGAAATGGACACCGCGGGAGCAACGGAGGAGACCCCCCAAGCTAAAACCAAGGACTCGCTATTCCCTGCGCAACAAAGTCCCGAGTCCACAACTCCGACTACAACACCTGCGCCATCTAAGTTCGGGTTTGCAACATCGCCAGCCCCCCAGACATCAACTTTTGGACAGCCATCCAAGTTTAGCTCCACTGGTGGTGGGCTTTTTGGAAACAAGCCGGAGACACCGAAACCCAGTGGCGGTCTTTTTGGATCTCCCTCGAGTACCCCTAAGCCCAGCCCAGGGCTGTTTAGTTTGACTTCTGCGACACCCAAGGCTGGTGGAACCCTTTTCGGATCGCAACAGAACACACCAAAGGCCAGTATTTTTGGaggacagcagcagccaagcGGTTACACAGGAATCTTTGGCCAGAAGTCGGAGTTCGTTAAGACTAGGAGCCCTGAGGCCAAGAATCCTGAAGTCAAGgtagaagaagatgacgccCCGCTGCCTCCGGACACAACCAGCAAGGCCAGCTTTGCTGTTGGTGaatcgtcttcctcatcggcggCATCCAAGGCTGAAGCCGCCCCTCTGCCCCCAGACTTCATTCCCAAGCCTAAATCTTCCTCGTCTGCTGCTAAAGCGGCTGAGGCCTCTGATGCCCCATTGCCGCCAGACTTTGTTAATGTGTCCAAACCGACAGACAAGGAATCGGCTGCCTCTGCTGCCCCCCTGCCGTCTGAATCCATCGCTTCTGCAAAACCAAGATCCGTTTTTGACAAACCAGACGGTACTCCAAAGGCGCCTTCGAGCCTTTTCCCCGCCGTCGCCGGACCGCCCTCGGACGATAGTGATGACCtggatgacgaagacgatgacgaagaggaagacgatgatggagaggaaggagaagaagaagatgatgatgatggcgggTCTGAGGGCAGTGGTATCGATGTTGCCAAGGATCTGAGCCCAACAGTCAGCAACCTAACTCCCGGATATACACCTCAAAGCTCATTTGGTGGACCTGGCGGGCATGCTCTTGGAAGCCCCCGAACAAATCAAGAAGGCTCACGACCTTTGTTTGGCGAACTCAGCCGCAACGCCCCCGTGTTTCCGCGACCTAACGCGACCAGTCCCCGCTCTCCCAGTCCGGTTCGAGGGGCAGTGCCGAATAGGGTCCTAAGGTCAGAGAACATGAGATCTGTGAGTGCCCCAGGAATTGCCTCGCATCTCCTAGGACATAGGCAGTCACAGATGGGTGCTTCCATAACCAGCAGAGACGCTGGCTCGTCAGAAGACCCATTTGTAGCCCAGCATCGTAAATTTAAGGCCAAGCAGGAGGCTGCAGAAACTCAGCCATtagttgacgaggatgacgacgaggttCAGAAGCTTCTAGCATCAGAAGTGGAAGGAAGTTTGACCCTGGATGAGTTCATTGCCCATTCAAACGTCGCTCCGCCTGCTAAGGAAAGTATCCCAAGCCAAGTCGAAGCAGTCTATCGCGATATCAATTCGATGATTGATACACTTGGTCTCAATGCGCGAACTATCAAGTCATTCATCAAGGGCCACACGGAGAACTGCAAGCAGGGTGGACGCAGTAAAGAGGATCTTGGTGACCCCGAAGACTGGGTTCTTTGCGAGATTGATGAGTTGGGAAACATCTTGGACAATGAACTGTAcaatgatcttgaggacggGCGAGTTCGTGACTTGGACGCTAAACTCGATGCTTGTCACGAACTTTCCAGGGATATGCATCGCCTTCGAGCTAAGCAGGAGGACTTGAAACAAATTCTTATGATCAGAACCGACCCTGACCAGGCTGAAGTAACACGATCTATGCCTCTGAGTGCGGAGCAAGCAACACAGCAGAACGAACTGCGACGCGAGTTCGCCAAGTTCTCGAAGCTCTTGGCTGATGCAGAAGAATCCTTAACGCTGCTCAAGACAAGAATTGCATCCGCCTCTGGCGCCTCAggcaaaggcaaggcaaaCGTTCCTACGGTTGAGGCGGTGATACGTACTATTGGGAAGATGACGGCGATGGTTGAGAAGCGCAGCGGGGATATCGACGTTCTCGAAAACCAGCTGCGCAAGGTCAATCTCAACTCTATAAGCCGGGAAGGGTCTCCTATGGTGACACCACAGGGAAGGAGGAGCATCATGTTCTCGCCCGAAGGAACGCCCGTTAGAAATCTGCGCCATAGTTTTGCGGGCAGCATGTCTCTGGGTGCATCTGTTCGAGCCACCCCCCCACGCAAGAAACTTAGTGGCTTCAGTCGAGAGGAGAAGGGTGATTTAATGGAAAAGAGAACACGACGGCAAGCGGTATTGGgcaagctgaagagcagCGTCGAGAAGAGAGGTGTCAGTGTTTGGAATATGGAGGATATCGAATAA
- a CDS encoding hypothetical protein (EggNog:ENOG41), producing MSSNRFADLASTSKATPPASTSNQLQAPESSNTSNASKARKRKGHRGGRKKRTRRKSFAALDDDDHDEDRDATGEGFFNLPRANLSNTSIDSEALLDHRDHQPLRPRRASTTPAASGIPVSPYSGSASNRLRSIPAVSAEEEHPGHTPWDENAPLLGESVTSGYGASDARSNQTRSRRASIKSSTTRLGTSSGARDNYDVNAPPSMPGSPTFGTADRIELSLGDVMIRDGLGASRDDSPHRMMGDIDILSDMEGMGDNRPDMARRMATGAEQDVCFPAPGMSELGDDDTQSQAHEHRQYRTRRRRGQWPDLSVLEEWSHMEKEDRTEERRVKRITEPQLINGRLRPVRKGWYQTDEESPYRFTYFNEEFQSTIHSQTISELVQPGGGFRELFVPDPRVLSDDESDEDDMEPTPLPTGLRHHSTAPEGNSKVHTRQPSLSTVHDHHDLREGTTSPLKDPLAHVASRSESGRATPTGRKSADESVRVSQNTSGEPKERTVRYGERPVWWLDVLCPTEPEMKVISKAFGIHPLTAEDIMLQEAREKVELFRHYYFVNYRSFDQDNNSDNFLEPVDMYVVVFREGVLSFHFSKTPHPANVRRRIRQLKDYLILSSDWISYAIIDDITDVFAPLIQNIEDEVDEIDDAILKLHSSADKRLNETSSKNDDALTNSDPSTDMLRRVGDCRKRVMSLYRLLGNKADVIKGFAKRCNERWEVAPRSEIGLYLGDIQDHIVTMTANLGHYEKILARSHGNYLAQINIRMNERQEQTADVLGKLTVLGTIVLPMNIITGLWGMNVWVPGQEYEGDLTWFFWITAGLLFFGLACYMIAKRVYNIV from the exons ATGTCTAGCAATCGTTTTGCCGACCTAGCAAGCACTAGCAAAGCGACTCCTCCTGCTTCGACCTCCAATCAACTCCAGGCTCCCGAGTCGTCAAATACCTCCAACGCATCCAAggcaaggaagaggaagggCCATCGCGGCGGCAGGAAGAAGCGAACGCGTAGAAAGAGTTTTGCGGcattggatgatgatgatcacGATGAGGATCGCGACGCCACAGGAGAGGGGTTCTTCAATCTTCCGAGAGCCAACTTGAGTAATACCAGTATAGATAGTGAGGCATTGCTGGATCATCG GGACCATCAACCATTGCGTCCCCGTCGAGCATCAACGACGCCAGCTGCCAGCGGCATACCAGTCTCACCTTACTCGGGTTCAGCCAGTAACCGGCTACGATCAATACCAGCTGTCTCTGCCGAGGAAGAGCATCCTGGCCATACACCGTGGGACGAAAATGCACCATTACTCGGCGAATCAGTGACTTCAGGTTACGGCGCAAGTGACGCAAGATCAAACCAAACGAGAAGTCGTCGCGCGTCTATCAAGTCTTCAACGACACGCCTAGGAACCTCGTCTGGGGCAAGAGATAACTACGATGTCAACGCCCCTCCATCCATGCCAGGCTCGCCTACTTTTGGTACCGCGGACCGTATAGAACTAAGCTTGGGGGATGTTATGATTCGGGATGGGCTTGGGGCAAGTCGCGACGACTCTCCGCATCGCATGATGGGTGACATCGACATTCTCTCCGATATGGAGGGCATGGGTGACAATCGCCCTGATATGGCCCGGCGAATGGCAACCGGAGCTGAGCAAGACGTTTGCTTTCCTGCTCCTGGGATGTCAGAGCTCGGAGATGACGATACACAATCGCAGGCTCATGAACACCGACAGTATCGCACGCGCCGCCGCCGTGGTCAATGGCCTGACTTATCTGTGCTAGAGGAATGGAGCCACATGGAAAAGGAGGACCGAACGGAGGAGCGCCGTGTCAAGAGAATCACAGAACCGCAGCTCATCAACGGCCGCTTGCGCCCTGTGCGTAAGGGATGGTATCAGACGGACGAAGAGTCCCCATATCGTTTTACCTATTTCAATGAGGAGTTCCAGAGCACAATCCACAGTCAGACTATCTCTGAGCTGGTTCAGCCTGGTGGTGGCTTCCGGGAACTGTTTGTTCCAGATCCTCGAGTTCTATCAGACGACGAATCAGACGAAGACGATATGGAACCTACACCTCTTCCAACAGGCTTGCGCCATCATAGCACTGCTCCAGAGGGTAACTCCAAAGTCCACACGCGCCAGCCATCATTGTCGACAGTTCATGATCACCATGACTTGCGCGAAGGGACTACGTCGCCACTCAAGGATCCTCTCGCCCATGTTGCTTCAAGAAGCGAATCTGGACGTGCTACACCTACTGGACGGAAGTCTGCGGATGAAAGTGTTCGCGTTTCTCAGAACACTTCAGGCGAACCAAAGGAAAGGACTGTCAGGTACGGAGAAAGACCAGTCTGGTGGCTTGATGTCCTCTGCCCAACCGAGCCTGAGATGAAAGTCATATCTAAAGCTTTTGGCATTCACCCACTTACTGCAGAGGATATTATGCTTCAGGAGGCTCGCGAGAAGGTCGAGCTCTTCCGACATTATTATTTCGTCAACTACCGGTCGTTCGACCAAGACAACAACAGTGATAACTTTCTTGAGCCAGTTGATATGTATGTGGTAGTATTTCGCGAAGGCGTTCTCAGCTTTCACTTCTCCAAGACGCCTCATCCCGCCAATGTCCGACGCAGGATCCGGCAACTGAAAGATTATCTCATTCTTTCTTCAGATTGGATCTCGTACGCTATTATCGACGACATTACCGACGTGTTTGCTCCCTTGATACAGAATATTGAGGACGAGGTTGACGAAATTGACGACGCCATCCTGAAGCTGCATTCGTCTGCTGATAAGCGACTTAACGAGACCTCCTCCAAGAATGATGATGCACTTACAAACTCAGATCCAAGCACAGATATGCTTCGGCGAGTGGGAGACTGCAGAAAGCGAGTCATGAGTCTATACAGGCTGCTTGGCAACAAGGCGGATGTAATCAAGGGATTTGCTAAGCGTTGCAATGAGCGGTGGGAGGTTGCGCCACGGTCTGAGATTGGTTTGTATCTCGGTGACATTCAAGACCATATCGTCACAATGACAGCCAACCTGGGTCACTATGAAAA AATACTGGCTCGATCTCACGGTAACTATCTCGCACAGATCAATATACGGATGAATGAGCGTCAGGAACAGACGGCAGATGTTCTCGGCAAGCTCACTGTTCTCGGTACGATTGTGCTCCCCATGAACATCATCACGGGTCTTTGGGGTATGAACGTATGGGTACCAGGCCAGGAATACGAAGGAGACCTTACGTGGTTCTTCTGGATTACCGCTGGTCTGTTGTTCTTTGGTCTGGCATGCTACATGATTGCCAAGAGAGTGTACAACATTGTTTAA
- the PUP1 gene encoding proteasome core particle subunit beta 2 (EggNog:ENOG41~BUSCO:EOG092641M3~MEROPS:MER0000542): MPGFDFSNYNRNAALHARGVPLPKATSTGTTIVGCIFDGGVVIAADTRATSGPIVADKNCEKLHYISPQIWCAGAGTAADTEFTTALISSQLELHSLSTGRKPRVVTCMTLLKQHLFRYQGHIGAYLVVAGVDPTGTHLFTVHAHGSTDKLPYVTMGSGSLAAMSVFETQWKPDLNQEEAVKLASDAILAGVWNDLGSGSNVDVAIITKDKTTLKRNYIKPNEKDPKLQSYRFPKGTTAVLNEKIIKRDEIKRYISVEDVPVEEKMDVDS; this comes from the exons ATGCCAGGCTTCGACTTCTCAAACTACAACCGCAATGCGGCTCTCCACGCCCGCGGAGTCCCTCTTCCCAAGGCCACCAGCACTGGAACGACTATTGTTGGATGCATAtttgatggtggtgttgtg ATTGCTGCCGATACTCGAGCCACATCCGGTCCCATTGTCGCCGACAAGAACTGCGAGAAGCTTCACTACATCTCGCCTCAGATCTGGTGCGCTGGTGCCGGTACCGCCGCTGACACAGAGTTCACCACCGCCctcatctcttctcaacTCGAGCTGCACTCCCTATCCACAGGTCGCAAGCCCCGCGTTGTCACCTGCATGACCCTCCTGAAGCAGCACCTCTTCCGCTACCAGGGCCACATCGGTGCCTACCTGGTTGTTGCTGGCGTCGACCCTACTGGCACCCACCTCTTCACTGTCCACGCTCACGGCAGCACAGATAAGCTTCCCTACGTTACCATGGGCAGTGGTAGCTTGGCAGCTATGAGTGTGTTTGAGACGCAGTGGAAGCCCGATCTTAACCAGGAGGAGGCCGTGAAGCTGGCGAGCGACGCCATTCTTGCTGGTGTCTGGAACGATCTGGGCTCGGGCTCAAACGTGGACGTGGCGATCATCACCAAGGACAAGACAACACTCAAGAGAAACTACATCAAGCCCAACGAGAAGGATCCCAAGCTTCAGAGTTACCGTTTCCCCAAGGGCACGACGGCGGTGCTGAAcgaaaagatcatcaagaggGACGAGATCAAGCGATATATTAGCGTGGAAGACGTACCCGTGGAGGAGAAAATGGACGTTGACAGCTAA